The following coding sequences lie in one Xanthomonas hyacinthi genomic window:
- the hrpB gene encoding ATP-dependent helicase HrpB, which produces MASPVFPIDPLLPQIRDSLAAHPRLVLEAPPGAGKTTQVPPALLEAPWLQGRRIVMLEPRRVAARSAATFMARQRGEAPGETVGYRIRFENKVSARTRIEVVTEGILTRMIQDDPMLDGVGALLFDEFHERHLAADLGLALALDVQAQVREDLRLVVMSATLDGERLAQFLDAPRLSSAGRSYPVEIAHFPARREEALEAQTRRAIEHALQQHPGDVLVFLPGQREIARVQAALEGAGVGLGMPASGAASGALSSGTASGVPSSGAARHLLPGGEGSGGVDVLPLHGELPVEQQAKVLQPDPHGRRRVVLATNVAESSVTLPGVRVVIDAGLAREPHYDPNSGFSRLDVTAIAQASADQRAGRAGRVASGWAYRLWPQSQRLEAQRRAEMLQVELAGLALELAAWGSDALRFVDPPPAGALAAARELLQRLGALRENHAITASGRRMLALGTHPRLAAMLLAAPDARAQALACDLAALVEARDPLRQGGDALATRWRALAALRRGRAPHDANRGGLAAIDAAARQWRRRLRSDATPPDNVEAHELGDLLAHAFPDRIATRHPADPLRYLLANGRSARLFEHSDLRGEPWLVATELRYEAKDALLLRAAPVDEARLRADFPQRFVQQDVVRWDAERRALSALRETRFDRIVLDSRPAGRVDPAHAAAALTEAVRELGLQALPWSAPLSQWRARAVALRAWMPELALPDLGDAALLEGLDAWLRPAFAGKTRLDALGEDELGEALKSLLPWDQRQALEHHAPTRITVPSGMERRIDYALDHAGQPQPPVLAVKLQELFGLADTPRVADGRVPLLLHLLSPGGRPLQVTQDLRNFWSSTYPDVKKEMKGRYPRHPWPDDPWTAAASHRAKPRGT; this is translated from the coding sequence ATGGCCTCTCCCGTTTTTCCGATCGATCCGCTGCTGCCGCAGATCCGCGACAGCCTCGCCGCGCATCCGCGGCTGGTACTGGAAGCCCCGCCCGGCGCCGGCAAGACCACCCAGGTGCCGCCGGCGCTGCTCGAGGCGCCGTGGCTGCAGGGCCGCCGCATCGTGATGCTGGAGCCGCGCCGGGTCGCCGCGCGCAGCGCCGCCACGTTCATGGCCCGGCAGCGCGGCGAGGCGCCGGGCGAGACCGTGGGCTACCGCATCCGCTTCGAGAACAAGGTGTCCGCGCGCACCCGCATCGAAGTGGTCACCGAAGGCATCCTGACCCGGATGATCCAGGACGACCCGATGCTCGACGGCGTCGGCGCGCTGCTGTTCGACGAATTCCACGAACGCCACCTGGCCGCCGACCTGGGCCTGGCGCTGGCGCTGGACGTGCAGGCGCAGGTGCGCGAGGACCTGCGCCTCGTGGTGATGTCGGCGACGCTGGACGGCGAACGCCTGGCGCAGTTCCTGGACGCGCCGCGCCTGTCGAGTGCCGGCCGCAGTTATCCGGTGGAGATCGCGCACTTCCCGGCGCGGCGCGAGGAGGCGCTGGAAGCGCAGACCCGCCGCGCCATCGAACATGCGCTGCAGCAGCATCCCGGCGACGTGCTGGTGTTCCTGCCCGGGCAGCGCGAGATCGCGCGGGTGCAGGCGGCGTTGGAGGGGGCTGGGGTGGGTTTGGGGATGCCCGCATCAGGGGCCGCTTCTGGCGCCCTCTCATCCGGCACCGCCTCGGGCGTACCCTCATCCGGCGCTGCGCGCCACCTTCTCCCGGGGGGAGAAGGGAGTGGCGGTGTCGACGTTTTGCCGTTGCATGGCGAGTTGCCGGTCGAGCAGCAGGCCAAGGTGCTGCAGCCCGATCCGCATGGCCGCCGCCGCGTGGTGCTGGCGACCAATGTGGCCGAATCCTCGGTCACCCTGCCCGGCGTGCGCGTGGTGATCGATGCCGGGCTGGCGCGCGAGCCGCACTACGATCCCAACAGCGGTTTCTCGCGATTGGACGTGACCGCCATCGCCCAGGCCTCGGCCGACCAGCGCGCCGGCCGCGCCGGCCGCGTCGCCTCGGGCTGGGCGTACCGGCTGTGGCCGCAGTCGCAGCGGCTGGAGGCGCAGCGCCGCGCGGAAATGCTGCAGGTGGAACTGGCCGGCCTGGCGCTGGAACTGGCGGCCTGGGGCAGCGACGCGCTGCGCTTCGTCGATCCGCCGCCGGCCGGCGCGCTGGCCGCCGCGCGCGAACTGCTGCAGCGGCTGGGCGCCTTGCGCGAGAACCATGCGATCACCGCGAGCGGCCGGCGCATGCTCGCACTCGGCACCCACCCCCGGCTGGCGGCGATGCTGCTGGCCGCGCCGGATGCGCGCGCGCAGGCACTGGCCTGCGACCTGGCCGCACTGGTCGAGGCGCGCGACCCGCTGCGCCAGGGCGGCGACGCGCTGGCGACACGCTGGCGCGCGCTGGCCGCGTTGCGCCGCGGCCGCGCCCCGCACGATGCCAACCGCGGCGGCCTGGCCGCGATCGACGCGGCGGCCAGGCAATGGCGGCGGCGCCTGCGCAGCGACGCCACGCCGCCGGACAACGTGGAAGCGCACGAACTCGGCGACCTGCTCGCCCACGCCTTCCCCGACCGCATCGCCACCCGGCATCCGGCCGATCCGCTGCGCTACCTGCTGGCCAACGGCCGCAGCGCGCGCCTGTTCGAGCACAGCGACCTGCGCGGCGAACCGTGGCTGGTCGCCACCGAATTGCGCTACGAGGCCAAGGACGCGCTGCTGTTGCGCGCCGCACCGGTGGACGAGGCGCGGCTGCGCGCCGATTTCCCGCAGCGCTTCGTGCAGCAGGACGTGGTGCGCTGGGACGCCGAGCGGCGCGCACTGAGTGCGCTGCGCGAAACCCGCTTCGACCGCATCGTGCTCGACAGCCGCCCCGCCGGCCGCGTCGATCCGGCGCATGCGGCGGCGGCGCTGACCGAGGCGGTGCGCGAACTCGGCCTGCAGGCGCTGCCGTGGAGCGCGCCGCTGAGCCAGTGGCGCGCACGCGCGGTCGCCCTGCGCGCGTGGATGCCGGAGCTGGCCCTGCCCGATCTCGGCGATGCGGCGCTGCTGGAAGGGCTGGACGCTTGGCTGCGCCCGGCCTTCGCCGGCAAGACCCGGCTCGACGCGCTGGGCGAGGATGAACTCGGCGAGGCGCTGAAGTCGCTGCTGCCGTGGGACCAGCGGCAGGCGCTCGAGCACCACGCGCCGACCCGGATCACCGTGCCCTCGGGCATGGAGCGGCGCATCGACTACGCGCTCGACCACGCCGGCCAACCGCAACCGCCGGTGCTGGCGGTGAAACTGCAGGAACTGTTCGGCCTGGCCGACACCCCGCGCGTCGCCGACGGCCGCGTGCCGCTGCTGCTGCACCTGCTCTCGCCCGGCGGACGCCCGCTGCAGGTGACCCAGGACCTGCGCAACTTCTGGTCCAGCACCTATCCGGACGTGAAGAAGGAAATGAAGGGCCGCTATCCCCGCCACCCATGGCCGGACGATCCGTGGACCGCCGCCGCCAGCCATCGCGCGAAGCCGCGCGGCACCTGA
- a CDS encoding TatD family hydrolase — protein sequence MTLIDIGANLTHDSFDRDRDAVLQRARDAGVAQLVVTGASREHSPLALQLAQRHPGFLYATAGVHPHHALEYTAECDAELRALHAHAAVVAVGECGLDYFRDLAPRPAQHRAFERQLQLAADTGKPLFLHQRDAHADFLALMRQFDGKLGPAVVHCFTGTREELFDYLDRDWHIGITGWLCDERRGAHLRELVKNIPASRLMIETDAPYLLPRTLKPLPKDRRNEPAFLAHIVQELARDRGEDVAATAAAATATARGFFRLPG from the coding sequence ATGACTCTGATCGATATCGGCGCCAACCTCACCCACGACTCCTTCGATCGCGACCGCGACGCGGTGCTGCAGCGCGCCCGCGACGCCGGCGTCGCGCAGCTGGTGGTCACCGGCGCCAGCCGCGAGCACTCGCCGCTGGCGCTGCAGCTGGCGCAGCGGCATCCCGGTTTCCTGTACGCCACCGCCGGCGTGCATCCGCACCACGCGCTCGAGTACACCGCCGAATGCGATGCCGAGCTGCGCGCGCTGCATGCGCATGCCGCGGTGGTGGCGGTGGGCGAGTGCGGGCTGGACTACTTCCGCGACCTCGCGCCGCGCCCGGCGCAGCACCGCGCCTTCGAGCGGCAGCTGCAGCTGGCCGCCGACACCGGCAAGCCGCTGTTCCTGCACCAGCGCGACGCGCATGCGGATTTCCTGGCGCTGATGCGCCAGTTCGACGGCAAGCTCGGCCCGGCGGTGGTGCATTGCTTCACCGGCACGCGCGAGGAGTTGTTCGACTATCTGGACCGCGACTGGCACATCGGCATCACCGGCTGGCTGTGCGACGAGCGCCGCGGCGCGCATCTGCGCGAGCTGGTCAAGAACATCCCCGCATCGCGGCTGATGATCGAGACCGACGCGCCGTACCTGCTGCCGCGCACGCTCAAGCCGCTGCCGAAGGACCGGCGCAACGAGCCGGCGTTCCTGGCGCACATCGTCCAGGAGCTGGCGCGCGACCGCGGCGAGGACGTGGCGGCGACCGCGGCGGCGGCGACCGCCACCGCGCGCGGGTTCTTCCGCTTGCCTGGCTGA
- a CDS encoding DUF2782 domain-containing protein: MKALMLVPLLLLAGCATTGLGPDGAPMDARGADVSKRTMDNGDTVEEYRVSGQLRMVKVTPANAPAYYLYDQNGDGHMDGNKDNVSPVYWKLYSW; encoded by the coding sequence ATGAAAGCCCTGATGCTGGTTCCGCTGTTGCTGCTGGCGGGCTGCGCCACGACCGGCCTTGGCCCGGACGGCGCGCCGATGGACGCGCGCGGCGCGGACGTGAGCAAACGCACGATGGACAACGGCGACACCGTGGAGGAATACCGGGTGTCCGGCCAGCTGCGCATGGTCAAGGTGACCCCGGCCAATGCCCCGGCCTACTACCTATACGACCAGAACGGCGACGGCCACATGGACGGCAACAAGGACAATGTGTCGCCGGTGTATTGGAAGCTGTATAGCTGGTGA
- the polA gene encoding DNA polymerase I, with the protein MSRLVLIDGSSYLYRAFHALPPLTNPAGEPTGALFGVVNMLRATLKERPEYVAFVVDAPGKTFRDDLYAQYKANRPPMPDDLRAQVEPMCQIVHALGISILREDGVEADDVIGTLALQGAGDGLQVTISTGDKDFAQLVRPGVQLVNTMSGSRMDSDAAVMEKFGVWPGQIVDLLALMGDAIDNVPGVDKCGPKTAAKWLAEYGSLDGVMANADAIKGKIGENLRAALARLPLNRELVTIKTDVALPGGPRTLALREQDPEQLRGLYQRYGFTQALRDLDGGVAAPAGAAEVTPSLRGTAAGYARAAAPIDESLDPALAAKGEYTAIMTPEQFEELLARLRAADGFAFDTETDALDAMRANLVGLSFAIEPGRADYLPLGHDYPGAPVQLDRTLALAALKPLLEDPAKAKVGQHGKYDLHVLRRHGVDVRGYADDTMLESFVLNSTASRHDMDSLARRYLGYETVKYQDVAGKGAKQIAFSQVAIDDATGYAAEDADITLRLHRTLSAQLDAVPALASVYREIEMPLVPVLARIEANGVSVDMVELRRQSQDLSQRMLAAQQKATALAGRTFNLDSPKQLQAVLFDELKLPALLKTPKGQPSTNEEALEAIAEQHELPRVILEYRGLAKLRSTYTDKLPEMINPDTGRVHTSYHQAGAATGRLSSADPNLQNIPIRTDDGRRIRRAFVAPPGRKLIACDYSQIELRIMAHLSEDPGLLRAFGAGVDVHRATAAEVFGRKLEEVTGNERRAAKAINFGLMYGMSAFGLARNLGIGRGEAQDYVALYFSRYPAVRDFMERMREQARTQGYVETLFGRRLYLNDINAKQQGLRAGAERAAINAPMQGTAADIIKRAMVTVDAWLENHRERALMILQVHDELVFEADADFVDILLPEVTRRMAGAAALKVPLVVDSGVGDNWDEAH; encoded by the coding sequence ATGAGCCGATTAGTCCTGATCGACGGGTCCAGTTACCTGTATCGCGCGTTCCACGCGCTCCCGCCGCTGACCAACCCCGCCGGCGAGCCCACCGGCGCGCTGTTCGGCGTGGTCAACATGCTGCGCGCCACCTTGAAGGAGCGCCCGGAGTACGTCGCCTTCGTCGTCGATGCGCCGGGCAAGACCTTCCGCGACGACCTGTACGCGCAGTACAAGGCCAACCGCCCGCCGATGCCCGACGACCTGCGCGCGCAGGTCGAGCCGATGTGCCAGATCGTGCACGCGCTGGGCATCAGCATCCTGCGCGAGGACGGCGTGGAGGCCGACGACGTGATCGGCACGCTGGCCCTGCAGGGCGCCGGCGACGGCCTGCAGGTGACCATCTCCACCGGCGACAAGGACTTCGCCCAGCTGGTGCGCCCCGGCGTGCAGCTGGTCAACACCATGAGCGGCAGCCGCATGGACTCCGACGCGGCGGTGATGGAGAAGTTCGGCGTGTGGCCGGGCCAGATCGTCGATCTGCTGGCGCTGATGGGCGACGCCATCGACAACGTGCCGGGCGTGGACAAGTGCGGCCCCAAGACCGCGGCCAAGTGGCTGGCCGAATACGGCTCGCTGGACGGGGTCATGGCCAACGCCGACGCGATCAAGGGCAAGATCGGCGAAAACCTGCGCGCGGCGCTGGCGCGGCTGCCGCTGAACCGCGAACTGGTCACGATCAAGACCGATGTGGCCCTGCCCGGCGGCCCGCGCACGCTGGCCCTGCGCGAGCAGGACCCGGAGCAACTGCGCGGCCTGTACCAGCGCTACGGCTTCACCCAGGCGCTGCGCGACCTGGACGGCGGCGTGGCCGCCCCGGCCGGCGCCGCCGAGGTCACCCCCAGCCTGCGCGGCACCGCCGCCGGCTATGCTCGCGCCGCCGCGCCCATCGATGAATCGCTGGACCCGGCGCTGGCCGCCAAGGGCGAATACACCGCGATCATGACCCCGGAGCAGTTCGAGGAATTGCTCGCGCGCCTGCGCGCGGCCGACGGCTTCGCCTTCGATACCGAGACCGATGCGCTGGACGCGATGCGCGCCAACCTGGTCGGGCTCAGCTTCGCGATCGAGCCTGGCCGCGCCGACTACCTGCCGCTGGGCCACGACTACCCCGGTGCGCCGGTGCAACTGGACCGGACCCTGGCCCTGGCGGCGCTGAAACCGCTGCTGGAAGACCCGGCCAAGGCCAAGGTCGGCCAGCACGGCAAGTACGACCTGCACGTGCTGCGCCGCCACGGCGTGGACGTGCGCGGCTACGCCGACGACACCATGCTGGAAAGCTTCGTGCTCAATTCCACCGCCAGCCGCCACGACATGGACTCGCTGGCGCGGCGCTACCTGGGCTACGAGACGGTCAAGTACCAGGACGTGGCCGGCAAGGGCGCCAAGCAGATCGCGTTCTCGCAGGTGGCCATCGACGACGCCACCGGCTACGCCGCCGAGGACGCCGACATCACCCTGCGCCTGCACCGCACGCTGTCCGCGCAGCTGGACGCCGTGCCGGCGCTGGCCAGCGTCTACCGCGAGATCGAGATGCCGCTGGTGCCGGTGCTGGCGCGGATCGAGGCCAACGGGGTCAGTGTGGACATGGTCGAACTGCGCAGGCAGAGCCAGGACCTGAGCCAGCGCATGCTGGCCGCGCAGCAGAAGGCCACCGCACTGGCCGGGCGCACCTTCAACCTGGACTCGCCCAAGCAGCTGCAGGCGGTGCTGTTCGACGAGCTGAAGCTGCCGGCGCTGCTGAAGACCCCCAAGGGCCAGCCCAGCACCAACGAAGAGGCGCTGGAGGCGATCGCCGAGCAGCACGAACTGCCGCGGGTGATCCTGGAATACCGGGGCCTGGCCAAGCTGCGCAGCACCTATACCGACAAGTTGCCGGAGATGATCAATCCCGATACCGGCCGCGTGCACACCAGCTACCACCAGGCCGGCGCCGCCACCGGGCGGCTGTCCTCGGCCGATCCGAACCTGCAGAACATCCCGATCCGCACCGACGACGGCCGCCGCATCCGCCGCGCCTTCGTGGCCCCGCCGGGACGCAAGCTGATCGCCTGCGACTACTCGCAGATCGAACTGCGGATCATGGCCCACCTGTCTGAGGACCCGGGCCTGCTGCGCGCCTTCGGCGCCGGCGTGGACGTGCACCGCGCCACCGCCGCCGAGGTGTTCGGGCGCAAGCTCGAGGAGGTGACCGGCAACGAGCGCCGCGCCGCCAAGGCGATCAACTTCGGCCTGATGTACGGCATGAGCGCGTTCGGCCTGGCCCGCAACCTGGGCATCGGCCGCGGCGAGGCGCAGGACTACGTGGCGCTGTACTTCAGCCGCTACCCGGCGGTGCGCGACTTCATGGAGCGCATGCGCGAGCAGGCGCGCACCCAGGGCTACGTGGAGACCCTGTTCGGCCGCCGCCTGTACCTGAACGACATCAACGCCAAGCAGCAGGGCCTGCGCGCCGGCGCCGAGCGCGCCGCGATCAACGCGCCGATGCAGGGCACCGCCGCGGACATCATCAAGCGCGCCATGGTGACCGTGGACGCCTGGCTGGAGAACCACCGCGAACGCGCGCTGATGATCCTGCAGGTGCACGACGAACTGGTGTTCGAGGCCGATGCCGACTTCGTCGACATCCTGCTGCCCGAGGTGACCCGGCGGATGGCCGGCGCCGCCGCGCTGAAGGTGCCGCTGGTGGTGGACAGCGGCGTCGGCGACAACTGGGACGAGGCGCACTAG
- a CDS encoding DUF421 domain-containing protein — protein sequence MPDLFRLSMPWWEFIFRAVVVYVAVLAMVRVSGKRAMGQLTPFDMLLIVLLGNAVQNALLGEDTSLGGGLLLAATLIALNFGVGLITSRSERAERLIEGEPVVLARDGHVFRQVLRRELVSNADFESAMRQQGCPRLDEIKLAMLETNGHITILTSKHD from the coding sequence ATGCCCGATCTTTTCCGTCTGTCGATGCCGTGGTGGGAATTCATTTTCCGTGCGGTGGTGGTGTACGTGGCGGTGCTGGCGATGGTGCGGGTGTCGGGCAAGCGCGCGATGGGCCAATTGACACCGTTCGACATGCTGCTGATCGTGCTGCTCGGCAATGCGGTGCAGAACGCCCTGCTCGGCGAGGACACCTCGCTCGGCGGCGGCCTGTTGCTGGCGGCCACGCTGATCGCGCTGAACTTCGGCGTCGGCCTGATCACCTCGCGCAGCGAGCGCGCCGAGCGCTTGATCGAAGGCGAACCGGTGGTGCTGGCGCGCGACGGCCACGTGTTCCGCCAGGTGCTGCGCCGCGAACTGGTCAGCAACGCCGACTTCGAGTCGGCGATGCGCCAGCAAGGCTGCCCGCGGCTGGACGAGATCAAGCTGGCGATGCTGGAGACCAACGGCCACATCACCATCCTCACCAGCAAGCACGATTGA
- a CDS encoding DUF2164 domain-containing protein, with the protein MNAPRRAPLPSRVLAREDKARIAEQLQRHLHAELQQQIGGFEAEFLLDFVADRVGAQFYNRGVQDARAQLAAQLEALDDALYQLEQPPEPGR; encoded by the coding sequence ATGAACGCGCCACGCCGCGCGCCGCTGCCATCGCGCGTGCTGGCGCGCGAGGACAAGGCACGCATCGCCGAGCAGTTGCAGCGCCATCTGCATGCCGAACTGCAGCAGCAGATCGGCGGCTTCGAGGCCGAATTCCTGCTCGATTTCGTCGCCGATCGGGTCGGCGCGCAGTTCTACAACCGCGGCGTGCAGGATGCGCGCGCGCAGCTCGCCGCCCAGCTGGAGGCGCTGGACGACGCGCTCTACCAGCTCGAACAGCCGCCCGAGCCGGGCCGCTAG
- the hemF gene encoding oxygen-dependent coproporphyrinogen oxidase: protein MTEFDRVRDYLTGLQDRICAAIEAADGRARFAEDLWQRAEGGGGRTRILRDGAVFEQAGIGFSDVSGTRLPPSASANRPELAGAAWRATGVSLVFHPHSPYLPTTHTNVRFFRAERDGQTVAWWFGGGFDLTPYYPFDEDVRHWHRTAQALCAPFGADRYAAHKRWCDEYFFLKHRNETRGVGGLFFDDLHADFERDFAYQRAVGDGFLDAYLPIVERRRALPWGEREREFQLYRRGRYVEFNLVYDRGTLFGLQSGGRSESILMSLPPRVRWEYGFQPEPGSAEARLAEYLVPRDWLA from the coding sequence ATGACCGAGTTCGACCGAGTACGCGACTACCTGACCGGGCTGCAGGACCGCATCTGCGCCGCCATCGAGGCCGCCGACGGCCGCGCCCGCTTCGCCGAGGACCTGTGGCAGCGGGCCGAAGGCGGTGGCGGGCGCACCCGCATCCTGCGCGACGGCGCGGTGTTCGAGCAGGCCGGGATCGGCTTCTCCGACGTGTCCGGCACGCGCCTGCCGCCTTCGGCCAGCGCCAACCGCCCGGAACTGGCCGGCGCGGCGTGGCGCGCCACCGGCGTGTCGCTGGTGTTCCACCCGCACAGCCCCTACCTGCCCACCACCCACACCAACGTGCGCTTCTTCCGCGCCGAGCGCGACGGCCAGACCGTGGCCTGGTGGTTCGGCGGCGGCTTCGACCTGACCCCGTACTACCCGTTCGACGAGGACGTGCGCCACTGGCACCGCACCGCGCAGGCGCTGTGCGCGCCGTTCGGCGCGGACCGCTATGCGGCACACAAGCGCTGGTGCGACGAGTACTTCTTCCTCAAGCACCGCAACGAGACCCGCGGCGTGGGCGGGCTGTTCTTCGACGACCTGCACGCCGACTTCGAGCGCGACTTCGCCTACCAGCGCGCGGTCGGCGACGGGTTCCTGGATGCCTACCTGCCGATCGTCGAGCGCCGCCGCGCGCTGCCGTGGGGCGAGCGCGAACGCGAGTTCCAGCTGTACCGGCGCGGGCGCTACGTGGAGTTCAACCTGGTCTACGACCGCGGCACCCTGTTCGGCCTGCAGAGCGGCGGCCGCAGCGAGAGCATCCTGATGAGCCTGCCGCCGCGGGTGCGCTGGGAATACGGCTTCCAGCCCGAACCCGGCAGCGCCGAAGCGCGCCTGGCCGAGTACCTGGTGCCGCGCGATTGGCTGGCATGA